Below is a window of candidate division WOR-3 bacterium DNA.
GCAATGCAATAATACAAAAATTTTGGGTGTTGGCACAACTGGTTCTGCTCGCCGTCTTGCTGGTGTGATGCTTGGCGCTGATGTGGTAAAAAATGAAATAATTGCCCATGCAATTGCTGGCACTTATTTTTATCCTGATGTCAGAACAATTATTGAAATTGGTGGCCAGGATTCTAAAATCATCATTTTAAGAAACGGCATTCCGGTTGATTTTGCAATGAATACTGTCTGTGCTGCTGGAACGGGCTCGTTTTTAGAGCATCAAGCAATTCGTCTCGGAATTCCAATTGAGGAATTCGGAAAATTAGCCTTAAAATCAAAAAATAATGTTACAATTGCCGGCCGGTGCACGGTCTTTGCGGAAAGTGATATGGTGCATAAAGCCCAATTAGGTGTTGCCACTGAAGACATCGTCCGAGGTCTTTGTGATGCGATTGTCCGTAATTATCTAAACACTGTTGGTAAAGGTAAAGAGATACTTCCACCTATACTCTTTCAAGGTGGTGTTGCCGCCAATATTGGTGT
It encodes the following:
- a CDS encoding acyl-CoA dehydratase activase — its product is MIEAYLGVDVGSISTKGVVFSKNGDIIANAYLKTRGRPVEAIKELLKELQSQCNNTKILGVGTTGSARRLAGVMLGADVVKNEIIAHAIAGTYFYPDVRTIIEIGGQDSKIIILRNGIPVDFAMNTVCAAGTGSFLEHQAIRLGIPIEEFGKLALKSKNNVTIAGRCTVFAESDMVHKAQLGVATEDIVRGLCDAIVRNYLNTVGKGKEILPPILFQGGVAANIGVKQAFERALDKEVIIPENFLVMGAIGSAILAREHINRHNKSTNFAGFEIAEIKFETKAFECKDCPNNCEVIETYRQDKIIDRYGDRCGKWSEKI